TTTATCCTCAACtgatttaaactttttttttatttatttatttattttttttcccctgttgtCCCAGGAAAATGGATCCATCAAGTGGACTGGATGCTtaaatctgaactgaactggGTTGCTTTTTAAGTGTTGGTTGCTCGTTTCTCATTTCAGATGTGTGGCCATTAAAGATGTTTCCAAACCCCTCAACTTGAGCAGATTTCAAATTAGTCGGACTTTGCGCAATGTGCAGGGGACGATTATTTGTACTAAGGCTGTGGTTTACAGTGTAATGGCTCATCAGGTGACATCAGATCTAAAATTGCTCTACACTTGTAAAGCGCAACTTCCTGTGTCTATTAAATGggtcaaaggttaaaaaaagatttgattAATAGCTTGAATATTTGAATTTTATACTTGATTGATCCTGTCATCTTCTACATGCATATGTTAAATACGAGCTGTTGCTCCACTCTCCACCTCTCCAACTGATACAACTAGAGGCAAAGATTAATGATTAAACAATAATGTGAACCTCTCCTGATGTTGGACACAGCTGAGGCAGGTCATGACATGAAGTGCTGTCCTTGGTgggtcttttttatttttttaattataaagagagaaatgacaagCACTCAATGAGTTATATCAGGAAAGATTAAAGgcacattttgacatgtcatttCGTTTTTCATATGCAGTAATGTAGCAGTGCAACATCTTAATATGCTAATATGACGTAGGTCTACTACAAATGGTATCATAGCGCCAAGGCGAGGgcaagctagctagctaacgcaAATAACTCATGTCAGAATAATACTTCATGTTGTGACCCGAGCGacaggtaaaaataaaacaattataaGATAATCATAAGAAAAATCGCATAGCCGACATTTAATGCTATCAGTTTGTCACTAACCAGCCGAaacaatttcacacattttaagcTAGCAAACAGGCTAATCGTAGTTAGCGTTAGCTGTTAAGTTTTAGCACTGACTTGTTTTATGAATTTATATCACATTGCTGTGTTTCTGATCTGGTTGGTGTAATTAGATACATTTGAAATTATTAATACAGGGGATTACTTTGCATGTGTGCAGATACTCTTTTTGATGAGTAAACATCAAAACCACAGACTTTACTTGACGTTAGCATTTAATTTCCCCAACACACAGTTAAACTTTCTTAGCTGGATAAGTGCAGGTGTAATTCATAATATCAAGTTGAATGCATTTAGTGTTGGCTGAAATGGTTCCTGTCTGGCAGTCAAAATGACTACTGTTAAAAAGCTCTGTGCTGACTTAAGAGCATCAAATCATCTGGGAAGACCTGCTATGTTGAAACAGAAAAGGGACTAACACGAAGTTGGAGACACTCTTATCTAAACTATCTCTGAAGCCAGTATTAGCATCTTTACATGAAGAAAAAATAGACTACAACCAGAAGGACACAGACCTGTAGTGTTGAAGCCGTGTCCACATGCTTTatttgcagaaaagaaaacacaagtcaCTTAAAATGGAGTGGTTCCACTGTAACCAGTGCTTCACTAAAAGAGGATCAAAGTTTGCTGTGTCCAGCTGTGGCCACATCTACTGCGAGGCATGCATTAAATCTAGTAAGATGGtcatatgttatttttaatattgagctaatttgtttctactttttaaatataattatgtaaCATAATTGGTTAATTACTAATCATGCCTCTTTTATGTGATTGCCTTTTCCTTCAgagcagtgcagtgtgtgtggggCCAGTTGCATTTATCTGCCCATCACTGATGAGGTTGGCAAGTCTGACAAGTCTGTGGATTACTGTCTGATGCCACCAACAGGTGATGACATCAATCTTGTTTCACACACATATCCTCACAAATTTCTGTTTTAGATGAAGCCACAAGAAAAAGTGTATTTCAAGGACCCCATGAAGCTATTCCAATCACGGCTGGAGCACATATCACAGGTCTGTCTCCTCTGTGCCTCTGTCCTCTTAAACCTCTATACCAGGATGTTAAATGTCAGAGCAGTCAGTCAATTGATAGTCAGTGCGTGTCCTGCTGTAAAACTATTTAAGAATCTGAGTTACTACCCATTTGTCaatgttgatttattgtgttcattaaaagaatatttaatCGTGAGGTCTTCATGCTCCTCAGATTGCCCTTTTTCAGCagacacagatggagagagTCACAGCGCACTTTAAGCATAAGTGTGTTGAGTTGGAAAGGCGTCTGAAGGACATTACTGAGCAGGGTTACAGGTGATTTCAGTATCTTTTATTGTTCCTGTGAGGGTCTGTAAACAAAACTGATGGCAATGCTCTCTTGTCACGTCTGTTACGTTATCATAAGGCAactcacagagctgaaaagagaGAATGCTGACTTAAAAAAGCAACTTTCAGAACTGAAAAGAGAAACTGCGGAATTAAAAAAGCCACTTTCTCAGAGGAGGGTGAGTGTTCCAaagttattttatgttaatatgCCAGTTCAAATGTGATAAAGTAGATGTCTAATTTAGCGTGTACATTTTTCACAGGTTTCTCCTGGACAGTTTCAAATGGATGGGTAAGGCCAA
The window above is part of the Anabas testudineus chromosome 17, fAnaTes1.2, whole genome shotgun sequence genome. Proteins encoded here:
- the LOC113172161 gene encoding RING finger protein 212B isoform X1, which codes for MEWFHCNQCFTKRGSKFAVSSCGHIYCEACIKSKQCSVCGASCIYLPITDEMKPQEKVYFKDPMKLFQSRLEHISQIALFQQTQMERVTAHFKHKCVELERRLKDITEQGYRQLTELKRENADLKKQLSELKRETAELKKPLSQRRVSPGQFQMDGSQRMSLPVAVTSPVTPRLRNISHLGSAESQGWARDRGPSFSSFTTPGSVVSISSHSSLHEHVHRTPTSFSTPTRMQRQTPNAFQLQFMSGLSIQSPRL
- the LOC113172161 gene encoding RING finger protein 212B isoform X2, with translation MEWFHCNQCFTKRGSKFAVSSCGHIYCEACIKSKQCSVCGASCIYLPITDEMKPQEKVYFKDPMKLFQSRLEHISQIALFQQTQMERVTAHFKHKCVELERRLKDITEQGYRQLTELKRENADLKKQLSELKRETAELKKPLSQRRVSPGQFQMDGQRMSLPVAVTSPVTPRLRNISHLGSAESQGWARDRGPSFSSFTTPGSVVSISSHSSLHEHVHRTPTSFSTPTRMQRQTPNAFQLQFMSGLSIQSPRL
- the LOC113172161 gene encoding RING finger protein 212B isoform X3 codes for the protein MEWFHCNQCFTKRGSKFAVSSCGHIYCEACIKSKQCSVCGASCIYLPITDEMKPQEKVYFKDPMKLFQSRLEHISQQTQMERVTAHFKHKCVELERRLKDITEQGYRQLTELKRENADLKKQLSELKRETAELKKPLSQRRVSPGQFQMDGSQRMSLPVAVTSPVTPRLRNISHLGSAESQGWARDRGPSFSSFTTPGSVVSISSHSSLHEHVHRTPTSFSTPTRMQRQTPNAFQLQFMSGLSIQSPRL